One region of Deferrivibrio essentukiensis genomic DNA includes:
- the ilvA gene encoding threonine ammonia-lyase: MKEEIKNAKKLIAKYIKQLPLYYSNYFSEIFEGDIYFKLENLQRTGSFKIRGALSSIINNMDKCKNGVVAASAGNHAQGVAFGSSLFGIKATIVMPKQTPLVKVENTKSYGAEVILHGNNYDEAYSYALNLSKQKHFYFIHPFNDMDVIAGQGTIGLEILDEDIDIDQIIIPIGGGGLIAGIASYVKEVRPDIKIIGVQSENAAGMYYSFLRKSLVTLSSSATIAEGIAVKKVGDLTYGICSKYVDEIVTVSENEIAFAILQYIEKSKLVVEGAGAVPLAAVLANKIDVKGKTSALVVSGGNIDVNLISRVINKGLVTTGRFAQISIILKDTPGSLSAATDIIAKCGANVLDIKHYRFDINLPVNFTKVVFDIETKGREHIQEILNELYRHGYEAMVNG; encoded by the coding sequence TTGAAAGAAGAAATCAAAAATGCAAAAAAACTTATAGCAAAATATATAAAACAGCTGCCTCTTTACTATTCAAACTATTTTTCTGAAATATTTGAAGGTGATATTTATTTTAAACTTGAAAATCTTCAAAGAACAGGCTCTTTTAAAATTAGAGGTGCATTAAGCTCAATAATTAACAATATGGATAAATGCAAAAACGGTGTTGTTGCCGCATCAGCGGGTAATCATGCTCAAGGCGTTGCATTTGGCTCAAGCCTTTTTGGAATTAAAGCTACTATTGTTATGCCAAAGCAAACCCCTCTTGTGAAAGTGGAAAATACAAAAAGTTATGGCGCAGAAGTCATATTACACGGAAACAATTATGACGAAGCTTATTCTTATGCTCTAAATTTATCAAAACAAAAACATTTTTACTTTATCCACCCTTTTAATGATATGGATGTTATAGCAGGCCAAGGGACAATAGGTCTTGAAATATTGGATGAAGATATTGATATAGATCAAATTATTATACCTATCGGAGGCGGTGGATTAATTGCCGGTATAGCTTCTTATGTAAAAGAGGTAAGGCCTGACATAAAGATAATTGGTGTTCAATCTGAAAATGCAGCAGGGATGTATTACTCTTTTTTAAGGAAGAGCTTGGTTACCCTTTCAAGCTCAGCAACTATTGCTGAGGGGATTGCTGTAAAAAAAGTAGGCGATTTGACATATGGAATTTGCAGTAAGTATGTGGATGAAATAGTTACTGTTAGTGAGAATGAAATAGCCTTTGCTATTTTGCAATATATAGAAAAATCAAAACTTGTTGTGGAAGGCGCAGGTGCGGTACCGCTTGCTGCTGTCCTTGCCAACAAAATTGATGTAAAAGGGAAAACGAGTGCACTTGTTGTATCAGGTGGAAACATTGACGTTAATCTAATCTCAAGGGTTATTAACAAAGGGCTTGTCACAACTGGGCGTTTTGCACAAATATCAATAATATTAAAGGACACTCCAGGCTCATTGTCTGCAGCAACAGATATTATTGCAAAATGTGGCGCAAATGTGTTAGACATTAAACATTACAGATTTGATATAAATCTGCCTGTTAATTTTACCAAGGTTGTCTTTGATATTGAAACGAAGGGAAGAGAACATATTCAGGAAATCCTCAATGAACTTTATAGGCATGGTTATGAGGCGATGGTAAATGGCTGA